A genomic stretch from Mesoplodon densirostris isolate mMesDen1 chromosome 3, mMesDen1 primary haplotype, whole genome shotgun sequence includes:
- the CDC20B gene encoding cell division cycle protein 20 homolog B, producing MEWKLERTARRRVRTEEEILWEEVMRVLARDMKQKRGQDSPKVFDAVNPTYSNFKSNFAKRLSAEVPVASSPITTRWRQSQTRDVADDSFGEEHSTADLPETVLKITPEKETLIPGPYKEPLKTPGKGSFETNSSDLHFCKAPHALDGGKRKTVASKDQKCLNQLLSTQKVAQQVNGKMQLCEQSQCIWKGCSDGVRDEYFHIQRFSDINYSILQPEVKIHLTALRNDYYLNILDWNLQNLVAIALGSSVYIWNGDNHNRIENIDLSVTCNYISSVSWTKEGTCLAVGTSEGEVQLWDVVTKKRLRNMLGHLSVVGALSWNNYILSSGSRLGRVYHHDVRVAQHHVGTLHHKQAVCALKWSPGGRLLSSGCSDGLLTIWPHDPGVNAQGHPLNVIPQPTAVKAMDWCPWQSEILAVGGGMKDGHLHILDINTGQSIQTPSTNSQICSLIWLPKTKEIATGQGSPKNDVTVWSCPALARSRGFFGHRGRVLHLALSPDQTRVFSAAADGTACVWNYC from the exons GTATTTGATGCAGTTAATCCAACATACTCTAACTTCAAGAGCAACTTTGCGAAGAGGCTATCGGCTGAAGTTCCTGTTGCCAGTAGCCCAATTACCACAAGATGGCGGCAAAGCCAAACCAGGGATGTGGCAGACGATTCCTTTGGGGAAGAGCATTCAACAGCTGACCTCCCAGAAACTGTGCTGAAGATAACTCCTGAGAAAGAGACCTTGATTCCAG GACCCTACAAAGAGCCACTGAAGACCCCGGGCAAAGGAAGTTTTGAAACAAATAGCTCTGATCTCCATTTTTGCAAGGCACCTCATGCACTGGACGGAGGCAAGAGGAAAACTGTTGCCTCAAAAGACCAG aAATGCTTAAACCAGCTATTATCAACCCAGAAAGTGGCTCAGCAGGTTAATGGGAAAATGCAGCTGTGCGAGCAATCCCAATGCATTTGGAAAG GCTGCAGTGATGGAGTCAGAGATGAATACTTCCACATTCAAAGGTTCAGTGATATAAACTATTCCATACTCCAACCAGAGGTGAAGATTCATCTTACCGCTCTTCGAAATGACTATT ATCTGAATATCCTAGACTGGAATTTGCAAAATCTTGTTGCTATAGCCCTTGGATCTTCTGTATACATCTGGAATGGGGATAATCACAATAGGATTGAAAATATAGACTTAAGTGTCACTTGTAACTATATATCTTCTGTGTCCTGGACAAAAGAGGGAACCTGCCTGGCAGTTGGCACCAGCGAGGGAGAAGTGCAA ttatgggATGTGGTCACTAAAAAGCGACTGAGAAATATGCTTGGTCATTTGTCAGTAGTTGGGGCTCTAAGCTGGAATAACTACATCCTTAGCAG TGGGTCGAGACTGGGCCGTGTTTATCATCACGATGTTCGGGTAGCCCAGCACCATGTTGGAACTCTTCACCACAAGCAAGCTGTGTGTGCCCTGAAGTGGTCGCCGGGTGGCAGGCTGCTTTCCAGTGGCTGTAGTGACGGACTGCTGACTATATGGCCCCATGATCCAGGTGTGAATGCACAGGGTCACCCGCTAAACGTCATACCCCAACCTACAGCAGTCAAG GCCATGGATTGGTGTCCCTGGCAGTCTGAAATCCTCGCTGTTGGAGGAGGAATGAAAGATGGACACTTACATATCCTGGACATAAATACTGGGCAGAGCATCCAGACCCCAAGCACAAACTCACAG ATTTGTTCCCTAATCTGGCTACCTAAGACAAAGGAGATCGCAACTGGCCAAGGGTCTCCTAAGAATGATGTGACTGTGTGGTCCTGTCCTGCTCTGGCCAGGTCACGTGGGTTTTTTG GCCACCGAGGCAGAGTGCTGCACCTGGCTTTGAGTCCAGACCAGACCCGGGTTTTTTCTGCCGCAGCTGATGGCACAGCCTGTGTATGGAATTACTGCTAG